A single window of Macaca mulatta isolate MMU2019108-1 chromosome 9, T2T-MMU8v2.0, whole genome shotgun sequence DNA harbors:
- the SPRN gene encoding shadow of prion protein isoform X1 has product MNWAPATCWALLLAAAFLCDSGAAKGGRGGARGSARGGVRGGARGTSRVRVRPAPRYGAPGSSLRVAAAGAAAGAAAGAAAGLAAGSGWRRAAGPGERGLEDNEDGVPGGNGTGPGIYSYRAWTSGAGPTRSPSLCLVLGGALGALGLLWP; this is encoded by the coding sequence ATGAACTGGGCACCCGCAACGTGCTGGGCTCTGCTACTGGCGGCCGCCTTCCTCTGCGACAGCGGCGCAGCCAAGGGTGGCCGCGGAGGGGCGCGGGGCAGTGCCCGGGGAGGGGTTCGCGGGGGCGCGCGCGGGACCTCGAGGGTGCGCGTGAGGCCGGCGCCGCGCTACGGTGCCCCTGGCTCCTCCTTGCGCGTGGCTGCGGCAGGGGCGGCGGCTGGGGCGGCGGCGGGAGCAGCCGCGGGCCTGGCGGCGGGCTCGGGCTGGAGAAGGGCCGCGGGACCCGGGGAGCGCGGCCTGGAGGACAACGAGGACGGGGTGCCCGGAGGCAACGGGACCGGCCCCGGCATCTACAGCTACCGGGCGTGGACTTCAGGCGCTGGACCCACGCGCAGCCCTAGTCTCTGTCTCGTGCTGGGCGGCGCCCTTGGCGCCCTGGGGTTGCTGTGGCCCTAG